One genomic segment of Scomber japonicus isolate fScoJap1 chromosome 23, fScoJap1.pri, whole genome shotgun sequence includes these proteins:
- the LOC128385144 gene encoding E3 ubiquitin-protein ligase TRIM39-like: MTTLKEDLWKTLEDLTDAQFKQFKWFLKENDMPEGFSAIPVAPLESADRQDTVDLMVQKYNCLGALEITIRVLKKISRNDLVQHLSNLKNTDSVLLKYKYEREKSMLGKMETEIKLMIQERQMKILEVKHSAELSKKSAHKQIADSLRVFTVLQQAVERSLANLIDTIEEKQKKTQKLAEGFIQELEQEISELTKRRTEMEKLPSTKDHLDFFQSPLSLNAFPPTKNWTKVGVPPPSYKENVTSTVDQLQENFSKEMKKLLAEAELIRVQQFAVDVTLDSDTANPYLILSDDGKQVYCGDTGVHQNLPDKPERFNPAINVLGKQGFSSGRFYFEVQVKGKTAWDLGVVKQSVIRKGSISAKPDHGYWTICLRNGDKYKASAVSLNVTYQPKKVGVFVDYENCLVSFYDVDAAEHIHLFTDCSFNEKLFPFFSPGVHHGGTNSTPLIISPVNYTV; the protein is encoded by the exons ATGACAACACTGAAAGAAGACCTTTGGAAAACTCTGGAGGATTTGACAGATGCACAATTCAAGCAGTTTAAGTGGTTCCTAAAGGAGAATGACATGCCTGAAGGCTTCTCAGCTATCCCGGTGGCTCCACTGGAGAGTGCAGACAGGCAGGATACAGTGGATCTGATGGTGCAGAAATACAACTGCCTTGGAGCTCTGGAGATTACCATAAGGGTTTTGAAGAAGATCAGCAGAAATGATCTGGTGCAGCATTTGTCAA ACCTCAAGAACACTGACTCTGTTCTtctcaaatataaatatgaaagaGAGAAGTCCATGCTAGGGAAGATGGAGACTGAAATAAAACTGATGATacaggagagacagatgaagaTCTTGGAGGTCAAACACTCAGCAGAGCTCAGCAAGAAATCTGCTCACAAACAGATTGCAGACAGTCTGCGGGTCTTTACTGTTTTGCAGCAGGCTGTAGAGAGAAGTCTGGCCAATCTCATTGACACAATTgaggaaaagcagaaaaagacaCAGAAACTGGCCGAAGGATTCATCCAAGAGCTGGAGcaggaaatctctgagctgaCTAAGAGAAGGACTGAGATGGAGAAACTCCCAAGCACCAAAGACCACCTTGACTTCTTCCAAAGCCCCTTGTCCCTGAATGCTTTTCCACCGACCAAGAACTGGACAAAAGTCGGTGTCCCTCCCCCATCATATAAGGAAAATGTGACCAGTACTGTGGATCAGCTGCAGGAAAATTTCAGCAAAGAGATGAAGAAGTTGCTCGCTGAGGCTGAGCTCATCAGGGTCCAGCAGTTTGCAGTGGACGTGACTCTAGATTCTGATACAGCAAATCCTTACCTCATCTTGTCTGACGATGGGAAACAAGTATACTGTGGTGATACTGGGGTACATCAAAACCTCCCAGACAAACCAGAAAGATTTAATCCTGCTATCAATGTCCTGGGAAAGCAGGGTTTTTCTTCAGGtagattttactttgaggttcaggttaaaggGAAGACTGCCTGGGATTTAGGTGTTGTCAAGCAGTCCGTCATCAGGAAGGGATCAATCTCTGCAAAGCCTGACCATGGCTACTGGACTATATGTTTAAGGAATGGAGATAAGTACAAAGCTTCTGCTGTCTCTCTTAATGTAACATATCAACCAAAGAAAGTGGGcgtgtttgtggattatgagaACTGTTTAGTCTCCTTTTATGATGTAGATGCTGCAGAACATATCCACCTGTTTACTGATTGTTCCTTCAATGAGAAACTCTTCCCATTCTTCAGTCCCGGTGTCCATCATGGTGGTACAAACTCCACCCCTCTGATCATCTCTCCGGTCAATTACACTGTTTAG